Proteins encoded by one window of Mesorhizobium sp. INR15:
- the waaF gene encoding lipopolysaccharide heptosyltransferase II — MAESPTILVIGPRWVGDMVMAQCLFSALKELHPNAAIDVLAPAWAAPLVKRMPELRQQIDFPLKPGALEFTIRRRFGRLLRGRYDRAYILPGSWKSALIPFFARIPRRFGNLREMRYGLLTDIVPLPGSVKRRTAQAYFGLAQGGTFRAPRLSVDAGNQAALLSRFGLEPEKFIALMPGAEFGPAKRWPSEHYAGLARGFMAKGFRVALFGSKNDRDVTAEIASLASGVVDLAGQTRLEDAIDLIAAARLAVSNDSGLMHVAAAVGTPVVAVYGSTSPENTPPLAEHRELVWLNLSCSPCHEKVCPLGHLNCLKTLEVSQVAAAAERLLEVPAAV; from the coding sequence ATGGCTGAGAGCCCAACGATCCTCGTGATCGGCCCACGCTGGGTGGGCGACATGGTCATGGCGCAGTGCCTGTTTTCGGCGCTGAAGGAATTGCATCCGAACGCCGCGATCGATGTGCTGGCGCCGGCCTGGGCCGCGCCGCTGGTCAAGCGCATGCCCGAACTCCGCCAGCAGATCGATTTTCCGCTCAAGCCCGGCGCGCTCGAATTCACCATCCGCCGCCGTTTCGGCCGATTGCTGCGCGGCCGCTACGACAGGGCCTATATCCTGCCGGGCAGCTGGAAATCGGCGCTGATCCCGTTCTTTGCCCGCATTCCGCGCCGTTTCGGCAATCTGCGCGAAATGCGCTATGGCCTGCTCACCGACATCGTGCCCCTGCCCGGCAGCGTCAAACGGCGTACCGCTCAAGCCTATTTCGGCCTCGCTCAGGGCGGCACATTCCGCGCGCCCCGGCTCTCGGTCGACGCTGGCAACCAGGCCGCGCTGCTGAGCCGGTTTGGGCTTGAGCCGGAGAAGTTCATCGCACTCATGCCCGGCGCCGAGTTCGGCCCGGCCAAGCGCTGGCCAAGCGAACATTATGCCGGGCTTGCCCGCGGCTTCATGGCCAAGGGTTTCCGGGTCGCGCTGTTCGGCTCAAAAAACGACCGCGACGTGACGGCCGAGATCGCGTCGCTTGCATCCGGTGTTGTCGACCTCGCCGGCCAGACGCGGCTGGAAGACGCCATCGACCTGATCGCCGCCGCCAGGCTCGCGGTGTCGAACGACAGCGGGCTGATGCATGTCGCGGCGGCTGTCGGCACGCCGGTCGTTGCCGTCTATGGCTCGACGTCGCCGGAAAACACCCCGCCCCTGGCCGAGCATCGCGAATTGGTCTGGCTCAACCTGTCCTGCTCGCCTTGCCATGAGAAGGTCTGTCCGCTCGGCCACCTCAACTGCCTGAAGACGCTTGAAGTCAGCCAGGTCGCGGCGGCGGCGGAGCGCCTGCTGGAAGTCCCGGCCGCCGTATGA
- a CDS encoding HAD-IIIA family hydrolase translates to MADRAGISGAYPLAEPGLWVERIGDRVFPGASPALFLDRDGTINIDTGYPDDPAMIGLRDNIAPAIEAANRAGIPVVVVTNQSGIARGYFGWGDFSAVNGRVLDLLRNQNAFVDMVLACAYHEAGAGPLAIADHPMRKPNPGMLVEAAKRLGIDLPRSLIVGDKPADMEAGRRAGLAHGWLVDGNLSDEAGFRVSPLNDRNDLDDLVVLIEMLQG, encoded by the coding sequence ATGGCTGACAGGGCAGGGATCTCGGGCGCGTATCCGCTGGCCGAGCCGGGCCTATGGGTCGAGCGGATCGGCGACAGGGTTTTCCCTGGGGCAAGCCCGGCGCTGTTCCTCGACCGCGACGGCACCATCAATATCGATACCGGTTACCCCGATGATCCCGCCATGATCGGACTGCGCGACAACATCGCGCCCGCCATCGAGGCCGCCAACCGCGCCGGGATTCCGGTTGTCGTCGTCACCAACCAGTCCGGCATTGCGCGCGGCTATTTCGGCTGGGGTGATTTCTCCGCCGTCAACGGCCGCGTGCTCGACCTGTTGAGAAACCAGAACGCCTTCGTCGACATGGTTCTCGCCTGCGCTTATCACGAAGCCGGCGCGGGGCCGCTGGCGATTGCCGACCACCCCATGCGCAAACCCAATCCAGGCATGCTGGTTGAGGCAGCCAAGCGTCTCGGCATCGATCTTCCGCGCTCGCTGATCGTCGGCGACAAGCCGGCTGATATGGAGGCGGGCCGCCGCGCTGGCTTGGCGCATGGCTGGCTGGTTGACGGCAATTTGTCCGATGAAGCCGGTTTCAGGGTCTCGCCGCTGAATGATCGGAATGATCTGGACGATTTGGTTGTCTTGATCGAGATGTTGCAAGGTTAG
- a CDS encoding LysE family translocator, which produces MPSTELLIAFFATTAIFAYIPGPAMLYAAAQTMARGRWSGLTAVLGIHLGGYVHVFAAAAGLSVLFHAVPPLYMAVKLVGALYLIWLGIALFRRRAGGDMALPEIDRKSARRAFFESITVEVLNPKTAIFFMAFLPQFIDASAAFPVWLQFVLLGTIVNLMFSFADVVCVFLAGAIIGRLRRSSRAQRVMQRAGGALLVGLGVHVALQKT; this is translated from the coding sequence ATGCCTTCGACCGAACTGTTGATCGCGTTTTTCGCCACCACGGCGATCTTCGCCTATATCCCGGGACCGGCCATGCTCTACGCCGCCGCGCAGACGATGGCGCGCGGCCGCTGGTCCGGCCTGACGGCGGTGCTCGGTATCCACCTGGGCGGTTATGTGCATGTCTTCGCCGCCGCCGCCGGCCTGTCAGTCCTGTTCCACGCCGTGCCGCCGCTCTACATGGCGGTCAAGCTCGTCGGCGCGCTCTATCTGATATGGCTAGGCATTGCCCTGTTCCGCAGGCGGGCAGGGGGCGATATGGCACTGCCCGAGATCGATCGGAAATCGGCGCGCCGCGCCTTTTTCGAGAGCATCACGGTGGAAGTGCTCAACCCCAAGACGGCGATCTTCTTCATGGCGTTCCTGCCACAGTTCATCGATGCCTCGGCGGCCTTCCCGGTGTGGCTGCAGTTCGTGTTGCTGGGCACCATCGTCAACCTGATGTTCTCCTTCGCGGATGTCGTCTGCGTCTTCCTGGCCGGTGCCATCATCGGCAGGCTGCGGCGCTCGAGCCGCGCGCAGCGCGTGATGCAGCGTGCCGGCGGCGCGCTGCTGGTCGGGCTCGGTGTCCACGTTGCCTTGCAGAAAACCTGA
- a CDS encoding SIS domain-containing protein — MSELNDYMVRSAAAIMATVERDLTAEMERAASAVVTALSSGKALLICGNGGSASDAIHIAGELVGRFLKERKAYNVIALPANAAVLTAWGNDYGFDTVFSRQVEAHGSAGGVLLAISTSGNSPSILAAAEQARMMDMTVISLTGDTGGKLKPLTDILLNVPSTSTPIIQQGHLCLYHYLCEVVEARLSDG; from the coding sequence ATGTCCGAACTGAACGACTACATGGTCCGCTCGGCGGCCGCGATTATGGCGACGGTCGAGCGTGACCTGACCGCCGAGATGGAACGCGCGGCAAGCGCCGTCGTCACCGCGCTTTCGTCGGGCAAGGCGCTGCTGATCTGCGGCAATGGCGGCTCGGCCAGCGACGCCATCCACATAGCCGGTGAACTGGTCGGCCGCTTTCTCAAGGAGCGCAAGGCATACAATGTCATCGCGTTGCCAGCCAATGCCGCGGTGCTGACCGCCTGGGGCAATGACTACGGCTTCGACACGGTGTTTTCGCGCCAAGTCGAGGCGCATGGCTCGGCCGGCGGCGTGCTTTTGGCCATCTCGACCAGTGGCAATTCGCCCAGCATCCTTGCCGCAGCCGAACAGGCGCGGATGATGGACATGACGGTGATCAGCCTGACCGGCGACACCGGCGGCAAGCTGAAGCCGCTGACCGATATCCTGCTCAACGTGCCCTCGACTTCGACGCCGATCATCCAGCAGGGACATCTGTGCCTCTACCACTATCTGTGCGAGGTGGTGGAAGCGCGCCTCAGCGATGGCTGA
- the waaC gene encoding lipopolysaccharide heptosyltransferase I, with protein sequence MKVLIVKTSSMGDVIHTFPALEDARRARPDIAFDWCVEEAFAGIVALHPAIRGIHTVAIRRWRKSLLDKNTWREAAHLRSALRGCRYDLVIDAQGLLKSALVAKQASAPISGFDKASAREPSATLFYNHRYAVPRNLHAIERTRRLFGLALGYQPDLSELGSGIVPPSGDWAGIDGKTAFLLHGTSREDKKWPVEDWIKTAQMIVAWGMTPVTTWSNAPERAVAEAIAKAEPRTMVVPKSPLAGIAAILGRSTLVIGADTGLTHLASAFGLPTVAVFLATEPGLTGPRGPFSSTLLAASGGRVTPAEVMAEAERLLALSRANISKD encoded by the coding sequence ATGAAAGTGCTCATCGTCAAGACGTCCTCGATGGGCGATGTCATCCACACGTTTCCCGCACTCGAGGACGCGCGCCGCGCGCGGCCCGATATCGCCTTCGACTGGTGCGTGGAAGAAGCCTTCGCCGGCATTGTCGCGCTGCATCCGGCAATTAGAGGGATTCACACGGTCGCGATCCGGCGCTGGCGCAAGTCGCTGCTGGACAAGAACACCTGGCGCGAGGCAGCGCACCTGCGCTCGGCCTTGCGCGGCTGCCGCTACGACCTGGTGATCGATGCGCAAGGCTTGCTGAAATCGGCGCTGGTGGCAAAGCAGGCTTCAGCACCCATTTCCGGTTTCGACAAGGCCAGTGCCCGCGAACCATCAGCCACACTGTTTTACAACCACCGCTACGCCGTGCCACGCAACCTGCACGCCATCGAGCGGACACGGCGATTGTTCGGGCTGGCGCTCGGCTATCAGCCCGACCTTTCCGAACTCGGCTCGGGCATCGTGCCGCCGTCCGGCGACTGGGCGGGCATCGACGGCAAGACCGCTTTCCTGCTGCATGGCACCAGCCGCGAAGACAAGAAATGGCCGGTCGAAGACTGGATAAAGACCGCGCAAATGATCGTGGCGTGGGGCATGACGCCGGTCACCACCTGGTCGAACGCGCCTGAGCGGGCCGTGGCCGAGGCGATCGCCAAAGCCGAGCCACGGACAATGGTGGTGCCGAAATCGCCGCTTGCCGGCATTGCCGCCATTCTCGGCCGATCGACCCTGGTGATTGGCGCCGACACCGGCCTTACTCACCTCGCCAGCGCCTTCGGCCTGCCGACGGTTGCGGTGTTCCTCGCAACCGAACCCGGTCTCACCGGGCCACGCGGGCCATTTTCATCGACGCTGCTGGCTGCTTCCGGTGGTCGCGTGACGCCGGCCGAGGTGATGGCGGAGGCGGAAAGGCTGCTGGCGCTTAGCCGCGCGAATATCAGTAAAGATTGA
- a CDS encoding helix-turn-helix domain-containing protein, which yields MEIQTFANVWDALEDTPEEAAHMTIRSNLLIAIGQRVKGWNVTQSEAARRLGTTQPRLNDLLRGRITNFSLEALITLAGKAGLAVRLDIADAA from the coding sequence ATGGAAATTCAGACCTTCGCCAATGTGTGGGATGCGTTGGAGGATACTCCTGAGGAAGCCGCTCACATGACGATACGGTCAAATCTCCTCATTGCTATCGGACAGCGTGTGAAAGGCTGGAACGTCACTCAGTCCGAGGCCGCGCGACGGCTCGGAACGACGCAACCCAGACTCAATGACTTGCTCCGGGGCCGGATCACGAATTTCAGCTTGGAGGCCCTGATTACCCTTGCTGGGAAGGCAGGGCTAGCCGTTCGACTCGACATCGCCGACGCTGCTTGA
- a CDS encoding LysR family transcriptional regulator, translating to MALDWDKLRVFHAAAEAGSFTHAAETLHLSQSAISRQVSALEHDVGVPLFNRHARGLVLTEQGEMLFRTAHDVLMKLETIKSKLTETKDRPSGVLRVTTTVGLGAGWLTERVQEFIELYPEISLQLILANEELDLTMRQADCAIRLRQPQQPDLIQRRLFTVHFHLYASPAYVAKHGKPNSVAELKSHRIVTFGVPVPSHLSELNWLETVGDFDGGQRVPTLQINDILSIKRAVQGGAGIAMLPDYVISKDSGLVQLLPETEVPSFDTYFAYPDAMKNQAKLHVFRDFIIAKARSWSF from the coding sequence ATGGCGTTGGACTGGGACAAGCTACGCGTATTTCACGCCGCGGCGGAGGCGGGGTCGTTTACCCATGCGGCCGAGACCTTGCATCTGTCGCAATCGGCGATCTCGCGGCAGGTCAGCGCGCTCGAGCATGATGTCGGCGTGCCGCTGTTCAATCGCCATGCGCGTGGGCTGGTGCTGACCGAACAGGGCGAGATGCTGTTCCGCACGGCGCATGACGTGCTGATGAAGCTCGAGACCATCAAGTCGAAGCTGACCGAGACCAAGGACCGGCCGTCAGGCGTGCTGCGCGTCACCACCACGGTCGGCCTCGGCGCCGGCTGGCTGACCGAGCGGGTGCAGGAGTTCATCGAGCTCTACCCCGAAATCAGCCTGCAACTGATCCTGGCCAATGAGGAGCTCGACCTCACCATGCGCCAGGCTGACTGCGCCATCAGGCTGCGCCAGCCGCAGCAGCCTGACCTGATCCAGCGCCGCCTGTTCACCGTCCATTTCCACCTCTATGCCTCGCCCGCCTATGTCGCCAAGCACGGCAAGCCGAACTCGGTCGCCGAGCTGAAAAGCCATCGCATCGTCACCTTCGGCGTGCCGGTGCCTTCACATCTGTCGGAGCTGAACTGGCTGGAAACGGTTGGTGATTTCGACGGCGGGCAAAGAGTGCCGACGCTGCAGATCAATGACATCCTGTCGATCAAGCGCGCGGTTCAGGGGGGCGCCGGCATTGCCATGCTGCCCGACTACGTCATCAGCAAGGACTCAGGCCTCGTGCAGCTTTTGCCGGAGACCGAGGTGCCTTCCTTCGACACCTACTTCGCCTATCCGGATGCGATGAAGAACCAGGCCAAGCTGCACGTGTTCCGCGACTTCATCATTGCCAAGGCGCGCAGCTGGTCCTTCTAG
- the rfaD gene encoding ADP-glyceromanno-heptose 6-epimerase: protein MIIVTGGAGMIGSNIVAALNAEGHSDILVVDDLTDGHKITNLADLSIADYLDKDDFLATLEAGGLGRIEAVFHQGACSTTTEWNGKFMMEVNYAWSKRLLHQCLALRVPFLYASSASVYGGGSEFREEPDCERPLNVYAYSKKLFDDYVRRTVFDTDHSPVAGLRYFNVYGPREAHKGTMASVAFHLFNQVERGENPKLFGAYDGFGPGEQSRDFIHVGDAADVNLWLWKRGLSGIFNCGTGRAQPFRAIAETVIDTLGKGEIEFIEFPDHLKGNYQSFTQADMSRLRAAGYNGQFKTVETGVRDYVEWLRAQRSS, encoded by the coding sequence ATGATCATCGTCACGGGCGGCGCCGGCATGATCGGCTCCAACATCGTCGCCGCGCTCAATGCCGAGGGTCACAGCGACATCCTGGTCGTTGATGATCTCACCGACGGCCACAAGATCACCAATCTCGCTGATCTCAGCATCGCCGATTATCTCGACAAGGACGATTTCCTGGCCACGCTCGAGGCCGGCGGGCTAGGCCGCATCGAGGCGGTCTTCCACCAGGGCGCCTGCTCGACCACCACCGAGTGGAACGGCAAGTTCATGATGGAGGTGAACTATGCCTGGTCGAAGCGGCTGCTGCATCAGTGCCTGGCGCTGCGTGTCCCCTTCCTCTACGCCTCCTCGGCTTCCGTCTATGGCGGCGGTTCCGAGTTTCGCGAGGAGCCGGACTGCGAGCGGCCGCTCAACGTCTATGCCTATTCGAAGAAGCTGTTCGACGACTATGTCCGCCGCACCGTCTTCGATACCGATCATTCGCCGGTGGCGGGCCTGCGCTATTTCAATGTCTATGGCCCGCGCGAGGCGCACAAAGGCACCATGGCCTCGGTCGCCTTCCATCTGTTCAACCAGGTTGAACGCGGCGAGAACCCGAAACTGTTCGGCGCCTATGATGGTTTCGGACCCGGCGAGCAGAGCCGCGACTTCATCCATGTCGGTGACGCCGCCGACGTCAATCTGTGGCTGTGGAAGCGTGGCCTGAGCGGCATCTTCAACTGCGGCACCGGCCGCGCCCAGCCGTTTCGCGCCATTGCCGAAACGGTGATCGACACGTTGGGAAAAGGCGAGATCGAGTTCATCGAATTCCCGGATCACCTCAAGGGTAACTACCAGAGTTTTACGCAAGCTGATATGTCCCGGTTGCGTGCAGCCGGATACAATGGCCAATTCAAGACAGTGGAAACCGGCGTCAGAGACTATGTCGAATGGCTGAGAGCCCAACGATCCTCGTGA
- the rfaE1 gene encoding D-glycero-beta-D-manno-heptose-7-phosphate kinase, with product MMKHNPPSPEPLHRAIARFGGATVLVVGDLILDRFVNGVIERISPEAPIPVLHGRGEISAMGGAGNVVANIVSLGASAIPVSVIGTDPAGDTLVRMLGELGADTSGLAQERGRMTSSKSRFSALNQQVLRFDEEEIKPLGAAERATLIRHFQAALSRADIVILSDYGKGVLLDGVAAELIAICREAGKPVLVDPKGREYARYAGATAITPNRKELGEAVGHAVFADDEIVAAARQQIAAHGFDFVVATRSEKGMSVVSADDVSHIATQAREVFDVSGAGDTVIATFALALAVGTDRTAAASLANAAGGVVVGKRGTARLTVEELSGALFRSHGPTVHKDAILDATAAARLVAAWKDEGLSVGFTNGCFDILHAGHVSLLHAARSQCDRLVLGLNSDASVRRLKGPSRPVNDQHDRACVLAALASVDAVVVFDEDTPLALIAALLPDILVKGADYTVETVVGADVVQKAGGRVVLVDLVAGKSTTGTIGKLRAGGNTN from the coding sequence ATGATGAAGCACAATCCGCCTTCTCCAGAACCCTTGCACCGCGCTATTGCGCGGTTTGGCGGCGCCACCGTGCTGGTGGTCGGCGATCTCATTCTCGACCGTTTCGTCAACGGCGTCATCGAGAGGATTTCGCCGGAAGCGCCGATCCCCGTGCTGCATGGGCGCGGCGAAATCTCGGCGATGGGCGGCGCCGGCAATGTCGTCGCAAACATCGTTTCGCTCGGCGCATCCGCCATTCCGGTCTCGGTGATCGGTACGGACCCAGCCGGCGACACGCTGGTGCGGATGCTGGGTGAACTCGGCGCCGACACATCGGGTCTCGCGCAGGAGCGCGGCCGCATGACCTCGTCAAAGAGCCGCTTCAGCGCGCTCAACCAGCAGGTGCTGCGTTTCGACGAGGAAGAGATCAAGCCGCTCGGCGCCGCGGAACGGGCAACGCTGATCCGGCATTTCCAGGCGGCGCTTTCGCGCGCCGACATCGTCATTCTCTCCGACTACGGCAAGGGCGTCCTTCTCGACGGGGTCGCCGCTGAACTGATCGCGATCTGCCGCGAGGCGGGCAAGCCGGTGCTGGTTGACCCGAAGGGCCGCGAATACGCGCGCTATGCCGGCGCAACGGCGATCACGCCCAACCGCAAGGAACTCGGCGAGGCCGTTGGCCACGCGGTGTTCGCCGATGACGAGATCGTCGCGGCGGCGCGGCAGCAGATCGCGGCGCATGGTTTCGATTTTGTCGTGGCGACGCGCAGCGAAAAGGGCATGAGCGTCGTCAGCGCCGACGACGTCAGCCATATCGCGACGCAGGCACGCGAAGTGTTCGACGTTTCGGGCGCCGGTGACACGGTGATCGCGACTTTCGCGCTGGCCCTGGCGGTTGGCACGGATCGCACGGCGGCGGCCTCGCTCGCCAACGCCGCTGGCGGCGTGGTTGTGGGCAAACGCGGTACGGCGCGGCTGACTGTCGAGGAGTTGAGCGGCGCGTTGTTCCGCTCGCACGGCCCGACCGTCCACAAGGATGCCATTCTCGACGCGACCGCCGCGGCACGGCTGGTGGCGGCGTGGAAGGATGAGGGGCTGAGCGTCGGCTTCACCAATGGCTGTTTTGACATCCTGCACGCCGGCCATGTCAGCCTGCTGCACGCGGCGCGCAGCCAGTGCGACCGGCTGGTGCTCGGCCTCAACAGCGATGCCTCGGTGCGCCGGCTCAAGGGCCCCAGCCGTCCGGTCAATGATCAGCATGACCGCGCCTGCGTGCTCGCTGCATTGGCCTCGGTCGATGCGGTGGTGGTCTTCGATGAGGATACGCCGCTGGCACTAATCGCAGCGCTGCTGCCCGACATCCTGGTCAAGGGCGCGGATTACACGGTCGAGACCGTGGTTGGCGCCGATGTCGTGCAAAAGGCCGGCGGGCGCGTGGTGCTCGTCGATCTCGTCGCCGGCAAGAGTACGACTGGAACCATCGGCAAATTGCGTGCCGGCGGCAACACAAACTGA
- the trxB gene encoding thioredoxin-disulfide reductase, with translation MTTKHAPVLIIGSGPAGYTAAVYAARAMLKPMLVAGLQQGGQLMITTDVENYPGFADPIQGPWLMEQMLKQAEHVGTDIINDIITEVDLNVRPFRAKGDSGATYTADALIIATGAQAKWLGIPTEQTFMGFGVSACATCDGFFYRGKDVAVIGGGNSAVEEALYLSNLAKSVTVIHRRGDFRAERILRERLLKKDNVRVIWDTIVDEITGRPGKTPLPPSVEGLKLKHAVTGAETHLKVDGVFVAIGHAPAVELFAGKLKQKPNGYLWTAPDSTRTDVPGVFAAGDVTDDIYRQAVTAAGLGCMAALEAEKYLAGIEVHREAAE, from the coding sequence ATGACCACCAAGCATGCTCCCGTCCTGATCATCGGTTCCGGCCCCGCCGGCTATACGGCGGCGGTGTATGCCGCCCGCGCCATGCTGAAGCCGATGCTGGTTGCCGGCCTGCAGCAAGGCGGGCAGCTGATGATCACCACCGATGTTGAAAACTATCCAGGTTTCGCCGACCCGATCCAGGGCCCTTGGCTGATGGAACAGATGCTGAAGCAGGCCGAGCATGTCGGCACCGACATCATCAATGACATCATCACCGAGGTCGATCTCAATGTGCGGCCGTTCCGCGCCAAGGGCGATTCCGGCGCCACCTACACCGCCGACGCCCTGATCATCGCCACCGGCGCGCAAGCGAAGTGGCTGGGCATTCCGACCGAGCAGACCTTCATGGGCTTCGGCGTCTCGGCCTGCGCCACCTGCGACGGCTTCTTCTATCGCGGCAAGGATGTCGCGGTGATCGGCGGCGGCAATTCGGCGGTCGAAGAGGCGCTCTATCTGTCGAACCTCGCCAAGAGCGTGACGGTTATTCACCGGCGTGGCGATTTCCGTGCCGAGCGTATCCTGCGTGAGCGGTTGCTGAAGAAGGACAATGTCCGCGTCATCTGGGACACGATCGTCGACGAGATCACTGGCCGTCCCGGCAAGACGCCGCTGCCGCCATCGGTGGAAGGGCTGAAACTCAAGCACGCGGTAACCGGTGCCGAGACGCATCTCAAGGTCGACGGCGTGTTCGTGGCGATCGGCCATGCGCCGGCCGTCGAACTGTTCGCCGGCAAGCTGAAGCAGAAGCCGAACGGCTATCTCTGGACCGCACCGGATTCAACCCGTACCGACGTGCCCGGCGTGTTCGCCGCCGGCGATGTGACCGACGATATCTACCGCCAGGCGGTGACGGCGGCCGGGCTCGGCTGCATGGCGGCACTGGAAGCGGAAAAATACCTGGCCGGCATCGAAGTGCACCGCGAAGCGGCGGAATAG
- a CDS encoding type II toxin-antitoxin system RelE/ParE family toxin yields MKELKFVGDSLERIRDFPFGARKEIGVQLHMVQQGLEPDDWKPMTGVAQGVREIRIRDEAGAFRVIYIVNIEDAVYVLHAFQKKTQQTAKRDLDLAVARLKQI; encoded by the coding sequence ATGAAGGAGCTGAAATTCGTCGGTGACAGTTTGGAGCGTATTAGGGACTTCCCGTTCGGCGCTCGCAAGGAGATCGGGGTCCAGTTGCATATGGTGCAGCAAGGCCTTGAGCCCGACGATTGGAAGCCGATGACGGGTGTAGCGCAAGGGGTGCGGGAAATTCGTATCCGCGATGAAGCCGGAGCGTTCCGAGTGATCTATATCGTGAATATTGAAGACGCCGTCTACGTATTGCATGCCTTCCAAAAAAAGACGCAGCAAACAGCCAAGCGAGATTTGGACCTGGCTGTTGCTCGGCTAAAACAGATTTAG
- a CDS encoding Lrp/AsnC family transcriptional regulator, whose translation MPLKADLDAIDWKILRELQADGRMTNVELSNRVGISAPPCLRRVKRLEETGIIRGYRALLNAPSLGLDVVAFCLIGLHHQADAELRTFAERTRGWPIVRDAWMVSGESDFLLHCVASDLGAFQTFVIEDLTSTPNVDTVRTALTIRRVKDEGLVAFSAS comes from the coding sequence ATGCCCCTGAAAGCCGACCTCGACGCCATCGACTGGAAAATCCTGCGCGAGCTTCAAGCGGACGGGCGCATGACCAATGTCGAATTGTCGAACCGCGTCGGCATCTCGGCGCCGCCATGCCTGCGCCGCGTCAAGCGGCTGGAGGAAACAGGCATCATCCGCGGCTACCGGGCCCTGCTCAACGCGCCCTCGCTTGGGCTCGACGTCGTCGCCTTCTGCCTGATCGGCCTGCACCACCAGGCCGACGCGGAGCTGCGTACCTTCGCCGAGCGCACGCGCGGCTGGCCGATCGTGCGCGACGCCTGGATGGTCTCGGGCGAGTCCGATTTCCTGCTGCATTGCGTGGCAAGCGACCTCGGTGCCTTCCAGACCTTCGTCATCGAGGACCTGACCTCGACACCCAATGTCGACACGGTGCGCACCGCACTGACCATCCGTCGGGTCAAGGACGAAGGACTTGTGGCGTTCAGCGCATCGTAG